A stretch of Oreochromis aureus strain Israel breed Guangdong linkage group 11, ZZ_aureus, whole genome shotgun sequence DNA encodes these proteins:
- the setdb1b gene encoding histone-lysine N-methyltransferase SETDB1-B: protein MESVEGMEVDGWDSSLEEELGVSLDELKKWIEEAVEKSEIVQKKKAQLSELKEWVEQKEEEEARTEKLLRDANQSVLECEKLVKATYRKNGLVYQESSSEDEGGGAVLSSEVIEIDDDDDDDDVIAVGCLVLPKKPITPVKDPVVKETSTVLQKTSQQVQKLVQIVNKPPLSAPLLRSPVPPSAQSGSHSSPPAVFISQGSQSAAQPNPNMPEDELRIWMSILGKKRTKTWHKGTLVAINPVGNGTFKYKVKFDKGKSLLSGNHVAFDYNPTLESLYVGARVVAKYKDGNLVWLYAGIVAEMPNNKNRMRFLIFFDDGYASYVTLPELYPVCRPLRHTWEDIEDASCRDFIEEYITAYPSRPMVLLKVGQIIKTEWEGTWWKSKVEEVDGSLVKILFLDDKRSEWIYRGSTRLEPMFNLKMTTANTQEKKLAGQQRTRPNMGALRSKGPVVQYTSDGHVGASPVKAPQPSTSQSSPTAQLQQRPPPLQPQQTPQPALPSQSVSQNKHQMARKSTSPFVPGVGGTHASKVTQSLPSTNSNLSGGRVLNAPNPVAPTFTQTYQRQMTPLTTVPATIPHAVTSVPHQPAYRAPTDRIFYLAHTCQPACLKRVRPTTTSMHRGKNPLLTPLLYDFRRMTGRRKVNRKMSFHVIYKAPCGLCLRNMAEIQQYLFQTNCDFIFLEMFCLDPYVLVDRPFQPQRPFYYIADITEGKEDIPLSCVNEIDNSSPPDVAYSKERIPEDGVFINTSADFLVGCDCTDGCQDKSKCSCHQLTLQATGCTPGGQINPNAGYSYKRLEECLPTGIYECNKRCKCNAQMCTNRLVQHGLQVRLQLFKTQNKGWGIRCLDDVAKGSFVCIYAGKILTDDFADKEGLEMGDEYFANLDHIESVENFKEGYESEAHCSDSEGSGVDVSRIKIQPSALVSANPVGRPAKKTQSSSSSGDSNEDEDKESKSEDESDSSDDTFVKDSYYSSSSVWRSYTTRGQVKGNKEGSQDSKDGMSISARGTDDEKPPSMPEETGKSKVASWLTSQGLKKETGDNKSPVKPEVVKKQDVMTLSDSDDVQTISSGSDDNKDKEKATPGVTKKQVAVKSTRGIALKNSHGMMVKTGVPGGGGPGGGKGGQQGQTGGGGDNTPTKNTRQFFDGEESCYIIDAKLEGNLGRYLNHSCSPNLFVQNVFVDTHDLRFPWVAFFASKRIRAGTELTWDYNYEVGSVEGKVLLCCCGSTECRGRLL, encoded by the exons ATGGAAAGCGTTGAGGG AATGGAGGTGGACGGCTGGGACTCCAGTCTGGAGGAAGAGCTGGGTGTTTCTTTGGACGAGCTGAAGAAATGGATTGAAGAAGCTGTGGAGAAGAGCGAGATTGTGCAGAAGAAAAAGGCTCAGTTGTCAGAACTGAAGGAATGGGTGgagcagaaggaggaggaggaggctagGACAGAGAAGCTTCTCCGTGATGCCAACCA GTCCGTACTGGAGTGTGAGAAACTGGTGAAGGCAACTTACCGAAAGAACGGCCTCGTCTACCAAGAGAGCAGCTCGGAGGACGAGGGAGGCGGAGCCGTGTTGTCCTCTGAAGTCATCGAGATAGACGATGACGACGACGACGATGACGTTATTGCTGTTGGCTGTT TGGTTCTTCCGAAGAAGCCTATAACTCCAGTCAAAGATCCAGTG GTAAAAGAAACTTCCACAGTGCTGCAGAAAACCTCCCAGCAGGTGCAGAAATTGGTCCAAATTGTCAACAAGCCACCACTGAGTGCGCCATTGCTCCGTTCCCCAGTACCGCCCTCAGCTCAGTCAG GTAGTCACAGCTCACCACCTGCCGTGTTTATATCCCAAGGATCTCAGTCTGCAGCCCAGCCAAACCCCAACATGCCAGAAGATGAGCTCAGAATCTGGATGAGCATTCTGGGAAAGAAGCGCACCAAGACGTGGCACAAAGGCACCCTCGTTGCTATCAACCCAGTTG GAAATGGTACATTCAAGTATAAAGTCAAGTTTGATAAAGGCAAGAGTCTGCTGTCTGGAAATCATGTGGCTTTTGACTATAACCCCACCCTGGAGAGTCTGTACGTCGGCGCTCGTGTAGTCGCCAAGTATAAGGATGGAAACCTGGTGTGGCTCTATGCTGGAATTGTAGCAGAGATGCCCAACAACAAGAACCGCATGAG GTTTCTGATCTTCTTTGATGATGGGTATGCTTCATATGTGACGCTGCCTGAGCTCTACCCAGTTTGCCGACCAT TAAGGCATACTTGGGAGGACATAGAGGATGCATCGTGTCGAGACTTTATCGAGGAATACATAACCGCATATCCCAGCAGGCCAATGGTGCTCCTAAAGGTTGGCCAGATAATCAAGACTGAGTGGGAGGGAACGTGGTGGAAGAGCAAAGTGGAGGAAGTGGATGGCAGCTTGGTGAAGATCCTTTTCTTG GATGATAAGAGGAGTGAGTGGATCTACAGAGGCTCCACCAGGCTGGAGCCGATGTTCAATCTGAAGATGACCACAGCCAACACCCAGGAGAAGAAGCTAGCTGGCCAGCAGAGGACAAGACCTAACATGG GGGCGTTGAGGAGCAAAGGCCCAGTAGTTCAGTACACCAGTGACGGGCATGTTGGAGCGTCTCCGGTCAAAGCGCCGCAGCCCTCGACCAGCCAGAGTTCACCAACAGCACAGCTTCAGCAGCGCCCACCGCCGCTGCAACCTCAACAAACCCCTCAGCCTGCGCTTCCTTCACAGTCTGTGTCACA GAATAAACATCAGATGGCCCGAAAGAGTACTTCTCCATTTGTTCCTGGGGTGGGAGGCACACATGCCTCTAAAGTCACGCAGTCTCTTCCATCCACTAACAGCAACCTCTCAGG TGGAAGAGTGCTGAATGCCCCAAACCCTGTGGCACCCACGTTCACACAAACGTATCAGAGACAAATGACCCCGCTGACTACAGTCCCTGCTACTATTCCCCACGCAGTGACCTCTGTGCCACACCAGCCGGCGTACCGCGCCCCAACCGACCGCATCTTCTACTTGGCGCACACGTGTCAGCCCGCCTGTCTGAAGCGCGtccgacccacaacaacaagcATGCACAGAGGGAAGAACCCGCTCCTCACACCTTTGCTATATGACTTCAGACGTATGACGGGACGGCGCAAAGTCAACCGCAAG ATGTCTTTCCACGTCATCTACAAGGCTCCGTGTGGACTTTGCTTGCGTAACATGGCCGAGATCCAGCAGTACCTCTTCCAGACGAACTGTGACTTTATATTCTTAGAGATGTTCTGCCTGGACCCCTACGTGCTCGTCGATCGTCCCTTCCAGCCACAAAGACCCTTTTATTACATTGCAGACATCACGGAGGGAAAGGAGGATATTCCACTTTCCTGCGTCAATGAGATTGATAACAGCTCTCCTCCTGATGTAGCTTACA GTAAAGAGCGTATTCCTGAAGATGGCGTGTTTATCAACACCAGTGCAGACTTCCTTGTCGGCTGTGATTGCACCGACGGCTGTCAGGACAA ATCCAAATGCTCCTGCCACCAGCTGACCCTTCAGGCTACAGGTTGTACACCGGGGGGACAGATCAATCCAAACGCAGGATATTCGTACAAACGATTGGAGGAGTGCCTACCCACAGG GATCTATGAGTGTAATAAAAGATGCAAATGTAACGCTCAGATGTGCACCAACCGGCTGGTGCAGCACGGCCTGCAGGTCCGTCTCCAACTCTTCAAGACCCAGAACAAAGGCTGGGGCATCCGATGTCTGGATGATGTGGCTAAAGGCTcgtttgtgtgcatttatgcTG GTAAAATCCTGACAGATGACTTTGCTGACAAAGAAGGTCTTGAGATGGGTGATGAGTATTTTGCTAACCTGGACCACATAGAGAGTGTGGAGAACTTTAAGGAGGGCTATGAGAGCGAGGCTCACTGTTCAGACAGCGAGGGAAGCGGCGTGGACGTATCCAGGATAAAAATCCAGCCCTCTGCTTTAGTGTCAGCTAACCCTGTGGGGCGACCAGCTAAGAAGA cCCAAAGCTCGAGCTCGTCAGGCGACAGCAATGAGGATGAGGACAAAGAGTCTAAGAGTGAAGATGAAAGCGACAGTTCAGATGACACGTTTGTGAAGGACAGCTACTACAGCTCCAGCTCGGTGTGGAGGAGTTACACCACACGTGGGCAGGTCAAAGGCAACAAGGAAG GGAGTCAAGATAGTAAAGATGGAATGAGCATCTCAGCCAGAGGAACAGATGATGAGAAGCCACCATCTATGCCAGAGGAGACGGGAAAAAGCAAAGTGGCTTCTTGGCTAACGAGCCAGGGGCTTAAAAAG GAAACTGGAGATAACAAGAG TCCAGTGAAGCCAGAAGTGGTGAAGAAGCAGGATGTGATGACTTTGTCTGACAGTGATGATGTTCAGACCATCAGCTCAGGATCCGATGACAACAAGGACAAAGAGAAAGCAACGCCAG GTGTGACTAAAAAGCAGGTGGCTGTGAAATCTACTCGTGGCATCGCCCTGAAAAACAGCCATGGGATGATGGTAAAAACAGGCGTGCCTGGAGGTGGAGGGCCGGGAGGAGGTAAAGGAGGACAGCAGGGGCAGACGGGAGGAGGCGGAGACAACACTCCCACTAAAAACACCCGCCAGTTCTTTGATGGGGAAGAGTCCTGTTACATCATTGATGCCAAGTTGGAAGGAAACCTCGGACGTTACCTCAAC CACAGCTGCAGTCCGAACCTTTTCGTCCAGAATGTGTTTGTAGACACGCATGACTTGAGGTTCCCCTGGGTTGCCTTCTTTGCCAGCAA GAGGATCCGGGCCGGCACAGAGCTGACCTGGGACTATAACTACGAGGTGGGCAGCGTGGAGGGTAAAgtcctgctctgctgctgcgGCTCCACCGAGTGCCGAGGAAGACTGCTGTGA
- the LOC116320953 gene encoding meiotic recombination protein REC8 homolog, whose product MIMISHILHLFQQDDFIVEESRLAATKGIKVPRRDFLKVNIRSTCDDIINYVLERVPPPRPGLPRPRFSLYLSSQLQYGVVVVYHRQCAILLEELQSIVGKLVKQRTSQKIDMDDHSRPSLVLPDVLTLLEETDGTPDPLFGVMQLQDAMPSPSTLIQMSWEYLREASPEHPELISPAAALENGITVSPEAITLREAEPVGIPVTEFEGAELVDDHPDTIDFLMAQTDHFPEGDLEIPGEKVAAGEQEKEVEREEQEGDLEKYGAKELTGSTLELQPTTLSSEEAILLPQEEPGLPAEKPPTDQLTPVPVPGLPSPPSAAKERERRLRSLELEDVASPEMKKRKRRRRQLIFFDPVTQLSQDDLQRQIDDPLTETRRPLLAPLSFQRILPAADLFNKPCTFLPEEVQFLWRQSATITPLSGSDLQVGERGPESTDSEREREREMMEIPEREQVLREMAETEMLDISAQGTLPLEGSDQREVSREISPLYLSEG is encoded by the exons atgataATGATAAGCCACATACTGCATCTATTCCAGCAGGATGACTTCATAGTAGAAGAGTCCAG GCTGGCAGCTACCAAAGGCATCAAGGTTCCCCGTCGGGATTTCCTGAAAGTCAACATTAGAAGCACCTG CGATGACATCATAAACTACGTGTTGGAGCGGGTCCCACCACCTCGTCCAGGTCTGCCCCGACCCCGATTCTCCCTCTACCTGTCCTCCCAGCTTCAGTATGGTGTCGTTGTGGTCTACCACCGGCAGTGTGCTATTCTTCTGG AGGAACTTCAGTCCATTGTGGGAAAGCTGGTCAAACAGAGAACCTCACAGAAAATTGATATGGATGACCACAGCAG ACCATCTCTGGTCCTGCCAGATGTCCTGACTCTGCTGGAGGAGACAGACGGAACTCCTGACCCTTTATTTGGAGTGATGCAGCTGCAGGATGCCATGCCCAGCCCCAGTACACTAATACAG ATGAGTTGGGAGTATCTGAGAGAAGCTTCTCCTGAGCATCCTGAACTGATCAGTCCAGCTGCTGCACTGGAAAACG GTATAACAGTGTCTCCAGAGGCTATCACTCTGAGAGAGGCGGAGCCTGTTGGTATCCCCGTTACAGAG TTTGAGGGTGCAGAGCTGGTTGATGACCATCCAGATACTATTGACTTCCTGATGGCACAAACAGATCACTTTCCAGAAG GAGATTTGGAGATACCGGGAGAAAAGGTGGCGGCAGGGGAACAAGAAAAAGAGGTGGAACGGGAAGAACAAGAGGGCGACCTGGAGAAATACGGAGCAAAGGAGCTCACAGGATCCACTCTAGA GTTGCAGCCCACTACTCTTTCCAGTGAGGAGGCTATTTTGTTGCCTCAGGAAGAGCCAGGCCTGCCCGCAGAGAAGCCCCCCACAGACCAGCTCACCCCCGTCCCTGTGCCCGGCCTGCCTTCTCCGCCCTCTGCAGCAAAGGAACGTGAAAGGCGTCTAAGAAGTCTGGAGTTAGAG GATGTGGCTTCACcagagatgaagaagaggaagaggagaaggaggcAGCTGATCTTCTTTGACCCAGTGACACAGCTCTCCCAGGACGATCTGCAGCGACAGATCGACGACCCTTTGACCGAAACGAGGCGACCACTCCTTGCCCCGCTTTCCTTTCAAAGGATCCTTCCTGCTGCGGATCTCTTCAACAAGCCCTGCACCT TCTTGCCTGAAGAGGTTCAGTTTCTATGGCGACAGAGTGCAACCATCACACCCCTCTCAGGCTCGGACCTGCAAGTTGGGGAGCGAGGCCCCGAATCCACTGATTctgaaagggagagagagcgtGAGATGATGGAGATTCCCGAAAGAGAG caGGTCCTCAGAGAAATGGCAGAAACAGAGATGCTTGATATTTCAG CACAGGGTACACTCCCACTGGAGGGCAGTGACCAGAGAGAGGTGTCTCGAGAGATCTCCCCCTTATATCTATCCGAAGGGTGA